The Collimonas fungivorans Ter331 genome has a segment encoding these proteins:
- a CDS encoding ectonucleotide pyrophosphatase/phosphodiesterase, producing MKNLPPYSALRSLFCLFLAAAIAGCAPARPQLPVQTGKPPLILVSIDGFKPDYLSRGVTPNLNALAAQGARAEAMRPSFPSITFPNHYTLVTGLRPDRHGIVGNTMEDSRIPGVRFSLGNREATNDRRWWDEAEPIWTTAEQRGIRTATMFWPGSEAAIHGVRPSEWRSYDSKLPASQRVDTLLGWLDKPLASRPGFLTLYFEDVDHAGHEYGPDAAQTTQAAAHVDEAIGRLIAGLQARSIKANIVIVSDHGMAATSKQRVIRLDQIAPAGSYRIVTGGTYAGLEAKPGKDSALADALLKPQEHMQCWRKEAIPPRFHYGRNARVPSFICLAETGWQIAADARSAERTPAGGHGYDNMTAEMQAIFIAAGPAFKTGVVLAPFDNVDVYPLMMSLIGLQPLSSDGELTLAPALK from the coding sequence GTGAAAAACCTGCCTCCCTATTCGGCTCTACGCAGCCTGTTTTGCTTATTCCTGGCAGCAGCAATCGCCGGATGCGCGCCAGCCAGACCGCAACTACCGGTACAAACCGGAAAACCGCCGCTCATCCTGGTATCGATTGACGGTTTCAAGCCGGATTACCTGAGCCGCGGGGTCACGCCGAACCTCAACGCGCTTGCGGCGCAAGGAGCCAGAGCCGAGGCCATGCGGCCATCGTTTCCATCGATAACCTTCCCCAACCACTACACGCTGGTGACCGGACTAAGGCCGGATCGCCATGGCATTGTCGGCAACACCATGGAAGACAGCAGGATTCCGGGAGTCCGTTTCAGTCTGGGCAACCGGGAGGCGACCAATGACCGTCGCTGGTGGGACGAAGCAGAACCGATATGGACCACCGCGGAGCAACGCGGCATACGCACCGCGACCATGTTCTGGCCGGGTTCCGAGGCCGCCATCCACGGCGTTCGTCCGAGCGAATGGCGCAGCTACGACAGCAAATTGCCTGCGAGCCAGCGCGTCGACACCTTGCTGGGCTGGCTGGACAAGCCGCTTGCATCGCGCCCGGGTTTCCTGACGCTGTATTTTGAGGATGTCGATCACGCCGGACACGAATACGGCCCGGATGCAGCGCAAACCACGCAGGCTGCGGCGCACGTCGATGAAGCGATAGGCAGGTTGATAGCCGGCCTCCAGGCGCGCAGCATCAAAGCCAATATCGTGATCGTATCCGACCACGGCATGGCCGCCACGAGCAAACAACGGGTTATCCGGTTGGACCAGATAGCTCCGGCCGGCAGCTATCGGATAGTGACAGGCGGCACTTACGCCGGACTTGAAGCAAAACCGGGGAAGGACAGCGCGTTAGCCGATGCACTGCTGAAGCCGCAAGAGCATATGCAGTGCTGGCGCAAGGAGGCAATACCGCCTCGCTTCCACTATGGCCGGAATGCGCGCGTGCCTAGCTTCATCTGCCTGGCTGAAACCGGTTGGCAGATTGCAGCCGATGCGCGTTCTGCCGAACGGACTCCGGCGGGAGGCCATGGATATGACAATATGACCGCCGAGATGCAGGCAATTTTCATCGCAGCAGGGCCGGCATTCAAAACCGGCGTGGTCCTGGCGCCATTCGACAATGTCGACGTCTATCCGCTCATGATGAGCTTGATCGGCTTGCAGCCGTTGTCGTCGGACGGCGAACTGACGCTGGCGCCAGCCTTGAAATGA